The Nitrosospira multiformis ATCC 25196 region CAAGGCGATTTCGCGCACGATCGTGGCGGATATAAACATATATTGCTCGGAGGGCGTAAGAAACAAAGTCTCGACATCCGGATAAAGCGTACGATTCATTCCTGCCATCTGGAATTCATATTCGAAATCCGACACAGCTCGCAAACCGCGCACGATTACCCTCGCCTGCTGTTGTTGCGCGAACTCCATCAGCAAGCCTGAAAACGGCATGACTTTAACGTTGGGATAATCCGTCAGCACCTGACGCACCATCGCCACCCGCTCCTCCTGGGTAAAGAACGGTTTTTTTCCGCTGCTTGCAGCGACCGCTACCACCACCTCCCTGAACAAACCGGAGGCACGTCGCACCAGATCTTCATGACCCCGCGTAATGGGATCGAAAGTACCGGGGTATATCGCTTTATCCATTTAATTTATCGTGGAGCTTAACAAGTGATAGCACACCTTTCCTGCATGTCCCCTGCGCCACACTGCCCATCCTTCAAACTCCGCGGGGCAATCGTCTTCCAGATAGACCATTCCTCCATCGGCAAGATGTGCGTGCAATTTGGGCAGTAGCCTGGGCAACAAATCGAGACGATAAGGTGGATCGAGAAATATCACATCGAAGCGGCGCCGATCGGAATCAATAAAATTCATGGCATCGATTCCCGCCAGTTCAATGCGCGTTGCCCCCAGTTTCTCGGCGGTGGCGCGAAGCGCTTTCAATACCGCAGGGCTGGATTCCACCATCACGACTTCCGCCGCTCCACGCGAAGCTGCTTCGAAACCCATTGCGCCGCTGCCTGCAAACAGATCGAGGCAGCGTTTGTGGCTCATATCCTGCCCTAGCCAATTGAAGACCGTCTCGCGCACCCGGTCAGGGGTGGGACGCAGGTCCATATCGTTGGGAAAAGTCAGGATGCGGCTGCGCCACTCACCTCCTATGATTCGAACTCTATTTCTCATCGTGCATGCGATGAAAAAAGAGAAAAACGTCTGTCAGGAGGAAGCGGCTTGCAAAAAGTTTTTTACTTTCCACTCGTGTCCGGAAGACCCACCACCACGGTTACCATGCCGGAGGGATTGATGCGTCGCTGGAAAGCCTGGGTTACCTGGGGGATGGTTACCTTCGATACCGCCTTTACGTAATCATTCAGATAGGTCAGGGGCAGATTGTAAAAACCGATCATGGCGAGGTATCCGAGTATCTTCTTGTTACTGTCGATACGCAGCGGGAAGCTGCCGATGATATTTTTTTTTGCTTCGATCAGTTCTTTTTCCGTTGGCCCTCCGGCAATAAAATCAGCCAGGACTTTCCGGGTTATGGAAAGCGCCTCTTCAGACTGTTCTTTCTGGGTTTGCAATGCGATCTCGAAAGGGCCTTCTTCTTTCAGGGGGGTAAACGAACTGTGAACACTGTAGGCCAGCCCATGTTTCTGGCGGATTTCCTCCATCAGGCGTGAGGTGAATCCGCCCCCGCCAAGGATGTGATTTCCCACAATGAGAGGAAAATAATCGGGATCATCGCGTTTGATCCCGGGATAGGCGAGCTGGATATGACTCTGGGTAGCCGGATGGGCGATCCGCTGGGTGCCCTGGACGGGTGGCGTCACTGCCGGGATGCTTTGTCCTCGTTTTTCACGTGGCAGATCCTTGGTCAGGGATTCGGCAATCGCTGCGGCTTCGTCACGGCTTACATCTCCCATGATCGACACCACCGCATCTACCGCCGTATAGCGAAACCGGTGAAAATCGATCATATCCTGACGCCCCAGCTTGCTCACGCTCTCGATCTCACCCGAACCTCTCAATCCATAAGGATGGGTACCGTAGAGCATTTTCATCAGC contains the following coding sequences:
- a CDS encoding M16 family metallopeptidase → MLRHLFFLFLGFYSQWAYATLPIQHWQANSGARVYFIESRDLPILDVSVDFSAGSSTDTPDKSGRAAMALHLVNLGAGGLTEDQLTKGFADVGAQLGAHFDQDRAGITLRTLSSARERGRALELFGKVIQHPDFPEYVLGREKARVIAGLKEADTKPGNIADRSLMKMLYGTHPYGLRGSGEIESVSKLGRQDMIDFHRFRYTAVDAVVSIMGDVSRDEAAAIAESLTKDLPREKRGQSIPAVTPPVQGTQRIAHPATQSHIQLAYPGIKRDDPDYFPLIVGNHILGGGGFTSRLMEEIRQKHGLAYSVHSSFTPLKEEGPFEIALQTQKEQSEEALSITRKVLADFIAGGPTEKELIEAKKNIIGSFPLRIDSNKKILGYLAMIGFYNLPLTYLNDYVKAVSKVTIPQVTQAFQRRINPSGMVTVVVGLPDTSGK
- the coaD gene encoding pantetheine-phosphate adenylyltransferase, giving the protein MDKAIYPGTFDPITRGHEDLVRRASGLFREVVVAVAASSGKKPFFTQEERVAMVRQVLTDYPNVKVMPFSGLLMEFAQQQQARVIVRGLRAVSDFEYEFQMAGMNRTLYPDVETLFLTPSEQYMFISATIVREIALFGGNIEKFVHPLISTQLGMKIASKDKSSR
- the rsmD gene encoding 16S rRNA (guanine(966)-N(2))-methyltransferase RsmD, whose product is MRNRVRIIGGEWRSRILTFPNDMDLRPTPDRVRETVFNWLGQDMSHKRCLDLFAGSGAMGFEAASRGAAEVVMVESSPAVLKALRATAEKLGATRIELAGIDAMNFIDSDRRRFDVIFLDPPYRLDLLPRLLPKLHAHLADGGMVYLEDDCPAEFEGWAVWRRGHAGKVCYHLLSSTIN